In bacterium, a genomic segment contains:
- the secY gene encoding preprotein translocase subunit SecY: protein MAGGGIPNIFQVPELKKRIFFTIGILAVYRLGAHIPTPGIDAVALAAFFAELGRSGSTLMQFFDMFTGGALSQLTIFALGIMPYISASIIMELLTVVVPHLERLKKEGESGRKKMNQYSRYGTVVLATVQGFGIAAGIEQMTAPTGQLIVPDPGWSFRLLTVLTLVSGTAFIMWLGEQITERGIGNGISLIIFSGIVVGLPSATLNTIRLVRGGELSIFLVLLLVAGMIAVVGLVVWFEAGQRRIRIQYAKRVVGRKMAGGQESHLPLKVNTSGVIPPIFASSIILFPATIAQFSGIPWLQDISAALSPGNSLYVIVTVLMIFFFSYFYTAIIFNPMDVADNLRKYGGFVPGRRPGRPTADFIDRTLSRLTFIGAIYLSAIVILPTYLIRWFNVPFFFGGTALLIVVGVAVDTQRQIESHLVMRNYEGFLKRGRMRGRTA from the coding sequence ATGGCAGGCGGCGGCATCCCCAATATTTTCCAGGTCCCCGAGTTGAAGAAGCGGATTTTCTTCACGATCGGCATACTGGCGGTCTACCGGCTCGGCGCGCACATCCCGACGCCGGGGATCGATGCGGTGGCGCTCGCCGCCTTCTTCGCCGAACTCGGGCGGAGCGGAAGCACGCTGATGCAGTTCTTTGACATGTTCACCGGAGGCGCGCTCAGCCAGCTCACCATCTTCGCCCTCGGCATCATGCCCTACATCAGCGCCTCCATCATCATGGAGCTGTTGACGGTGGTGGTTCCCCATCTCGAGCGGCTGAAGAAAGAAGGCGAGTCCGGCCGCAAGAAGATGAACCAGTACTCCCGCTACGGCACCGTCGTTCTCGCCACCGTCCAGGGGTTCGGCATCGCGGCGGGCATCGAGCAGATGACCGCTCCGACGGGGCAGCTCATCGTGCCCGATCCGGGCTGGAGTTTCCGCCTGCTGACGGTCCTCACCCTCGTGTCGGGGACGGCGTTCATCATGTGGCTCGGCGAGCAGATCACCGAAAGGGGCATCGGCAACGGCATCTCGCTGATCATCTTCTCGGGGATCGTCGTGGGGCTGCCCAGCGCCACGCTGAACACCATCCGCCTGGTGCGGGGCGGGGAGCTTTCCATCTTTCTCGTTCTCCTCCTTGTGGCCGGCATGATCGCGGTGGTGGGGCTGGTGGTGTGGTTCGAAGCCGGGCAAAGACGCATCCGAATCCAGTACGCCAAGCGCGTGGTGGGGCGGAAGATGGCCGGCGGCCAGGAGTCGCACTTGCCTCTCAAGGTGAACACATCGGGCGTGATTCCGCCGATCTTCGCCAGCTCGATCATTCTTTTCCCGGCGACCATCGCCCAGTTTTCCGGCATCCCCTGGTTGCAGGACATCAGCGCGGCGCTCTCCCCCGGAAACTCGCTTTACGTCATCGTTACGGTCTTGATGATTTTTTTCTTTTCGTATTTCTACACGGCGATTATTTTCAACCCGATGGATGTGGCGGACAACCTTCGGAAATACGGAGGCTTCGTTCCGGGGCGCCGCCCCGGCCGGCCGACCGCCGACTTCATTGACAGAACCTTGAGCCGGCTCACCTTCATCGGGGCGATTTACCTGAGCGCGATCGTCATTTTACCGACCTATCTGATCCGTTGGTTCAACGTCCCGTTCTTCTTCGGCGGGACCGCGCTTTTGATCGTAGTCGGCGTGGCGGTGGATACCCAGCGCCAGATTGAGAGTCATCTGGTCATGCGCAACTACGAAGGCTTTTTGAAGCGCGGGCGGATGCGGGGAAGGACGGCGTAG